One region of Archocentrus centrarchus isolate MPI-CPG fArcCen1 chromosome 6, fArcCen1, whole genome shotgun sequence genomic DNA includes:
- the synm gene encoding synemin: MLPFKRTFESEKQQLQELNSRLAQYLSRTKQLEQENACLIAEINKFRQVRTAGWETKYNAEMQDLRRMVGQLSFEKSQAEMEREKLWRELQMVQCLCSEQTEVCRDVSGELKNCEKELQHAHKTNSELHQRLLQLENEYKCLEDAHRQEMDRLCRQVDSRVVPIITQTYRGPPVVSVEEVQEYARGMSEGWIQTFEMYQKTVEDMEQSIKADQTMLNDLQREKVLYASELDKLRAEAEKQGQIQMRLEEQLMHMQEQFRVDFSQSQMTIEQLEHERNMMADVIAQKMREHQQLLQVKMDLGMEVAAYRALLEGEKMDLQDAHRRVNQHQRERIIDIKMPAQRYAPRASTLNTKQHMGIRYMPPTSNLRRSPMPSSGSISPSRVIPISVAGRTRHQSPASRRDMISFNKARAAASTPSTTTTTTTKDKRAAQSENQISQSAPKRMTEEKTVKLIWLPQVEGQMSSDKSSTPETKLTRLVSKPVMSLATETETESKKYVSDEKDIGDDGELEEMGRTASTMGPTGKKILDSVSVEDIIEKVIKPAGLDAKVCSSGESKVRYHVEKTEQDDGTTKTQIVLESKVEEELDFSQDSALEELLKQGVKKVSLEDIKDTATGSMVKNLLSGLQGGEDLQRKSVNVEIIEEPVETYSDEEFEAEQRSRSTFHEPSAYFQVEEPENVPHSTQDQRSDDNATKFGTDESKFGSLQVQEVSRESESPHFSQDQESHEYFVSTPDDNLSESEEGGGITSYGHYGIVDDLSDERYYQDESLPQKKVTVKESDEYEFMSGDRLFAKESFPECIIEEEVRVSPIVQESVLEYLREDSLEPKEQLKGALEKLQSSVSGPLKEELAFLTKVSSESPENVAIDVKKVQQSSDNGTMTIVAELNVSQTLEDSGLLEGDDLSEDQIMAALKSSNIGIGKVFHSGAEGGYSITVSRENDVAHSADYGDFSSTGESSSEITEKHVKLGPSEKSFTLQMDVHGSQSEATSDQELQSQIVETPVKISHEKRIATVYLESPTDD, encoded by the exons ATGCTTCCTTTCAAGAGAACTTTTGAGAGCgaaaagcagcagctgcaggagctCAACAGCAGGCTTGCCCAGTATCTATCCAGAACGAAGCAGCTGGAGCAAGAAAATGCGTGTCTTAttgctgaaataaataaattcagacaAGTGAGGACTGCTGGATGGGAAACTAAGTATAACGCTGAGATGCAGGACCTGCGCAGAATGGTGGGGCAGCTGTCGTTTGAAAAGTCCCAGGCTGAGATGGAGAGGGAGAAGCTATGGCGGGAGTTGCAGATGGTCCAGTGTCTGTGCAGCGAACAGACTGAGGTGTGCCGGGACGTCAGCGGCGAACTAAAAAACTGCGAGAAGGAGCTCCAACATGCTCACAAAACCAACAGTGAACTCCACCAGCGGCTGCTGCAACTAGAGAATGAGTATAAATGTTTAGAGGATGCACACAGGCAGGAGATGGACCGTCTCTGCCGTCAGGTGGACTCCCGAGTGGTACCTATCATCACTCAAACTTATCGTGGGCCTCCGGTGGTCTCCGTGGAAGAGGTGCAGGAGTATGCCCGCGGTATGTCCGAAGGCTGGATTCAGACCTTTGAAATGTACCAGAAGACGGTAGAAGACATGGAGCAGTCGATTAAAGCGGACCAGACAATGCTGAACGACCTGCAGAGGGAAAAGGTGCTGTATGCGTCCGAGCTGGACAAATTACGCGCAGAGGCAGAAAAACAAGGGCAGATTCAAATGCGTCTTGAAGAGCAACTGATGCACATGCAGGAACAATTCCGCGTGGACTTCAGTCAGTCTCAG ATGACCATTGAGCAGCTGGAGCATGAGAGGAATATGATGGCTGACGTTATAGCACAAAAGATGAGAGAGCATCAGCAGCTTCTCCAGGTGAAGATGGATCTGGGCATGGAGGTGGCTGCTTACAG GGCTCTTCTGGAAGGTGAGAAAATGGATCTGCAAGATGCTCATAGGAGAGTGAATCAACATCAAAGAGAACGAATTATAG ATATCAAGATGCCTGCCCAACGGTACGCTCCAAGAGCTTCCACCTTAAACACCAAACAGCACATGGGTATCAGGTATATGCCACCAACCTCAAACCTGAGAAGATCCCCCATGCCTTCCTCTGGGTCCATAAGTCCCTCTAGGGTCATTCCTATTTCAGTTGCAGGAAGAACTCGCCATCAGAGTCCGGCATCCAGAAGGGATATGATCTCATTTAACAAAGCTCGGGCAGCTGCTTCTACCCCTTCTACtactaccaccaccactaccaaaGATAAGCGAGCAGCCCAGAGTGAAAACCAAATCAGTCAGAGTGCACCAAAAAGAATGACAGAGGAGAAAACTGTAAAACTCATTTGGCTCCCTCAAGTAGAGGGCCAGATGAGTTCTGACAAGTCTTCTACTCCTGAGACGAAATTAACAAGACTGGTGTCAAAACCAGTGATGAGCCTTGCCACAGAAACTGAGACAGAAAGCAAAAAGTATGTGTCAGATGAAAAAGACATCGGTGATGATGGTGAGCTTGAAGAAATGGGAAGAACAGCGTCTACAATGGGCCCAACTGGGAAAAAGATATTAGACTCTGTGTCTGTAGAAGACATCATTGAGAAAGTGATAAAACCAGCAGGTTTAGACGCAAAGGTCTGCTCATCAGGAGAGTCAAAGGTCAGATATCATGTGGAGAAAACTGAGCAGGACGATGGCACGACTAAAACACAGATTGTGCTGGAGTCCAAAGTAGAGGAAGAGCTGGATTTTTCTCAGGACTCTGCTCTGGAAGAACTACTGAAACAAGGTGTGAAGAAAGTGTCACTGGAGGACATCAAGGATACAGCAACAGGAAGTATGGTCAAGAATCTGCTTAGTGGCTTGCAGGGAGGAGAGGACCTACAAAGGAAGTCAGTCAATGTGGAAATCATTGAGGAACCAGTGGAGACTTACAGTGATGAAGAATTTGAGGCTGAACAGAGGTCCAGATCTACTTTTCATGAGCCTTCAGCATATTTCCAAGTTGAGGAGCCAGAAAATGTCCCTCATAGCACTCAAGATCAGAGGAGCGATGATAATGCCACAAAATTTGGCACAGATGAGTCAAAGTTTGGATCTCTACAAGTCCAAGAGGTCTCTAGAGAGAGTGAGTCTCCACATTTCTCCCAAGATCAAGAGTCTCATGAGTATTTTGTCTCTACACCAGATGACAACCTTTCTGAATCAGAGGAGGGTGGTGGGATAACTTCATATGGCCATTATGGAATTGTAGATGACCTGTCGGATGAGAGGTATTATCAAGATGAAAGCCTTCCCCAGAAAAAAGTGACTGTAAAAGAAAGTGATGAATATGAGTTCATGTCAGGTGACCGCTTGTTTGCCAAAGAGAGTTTTCCAGAGTGCATAATAGAAGAAGAGGTTCGTGTCTCACCTATAGTGCAAGAGTCAGTTCTTGAATACCTGAGAGAAGACTCTTTAGAGCCCAAAGAGCAGCTGAAGGGAGCTCTTGAGAAGCTACAAAGTTCAGTGTCAGGCCCACTGAAGGAGGAGTTGGCTTTCCTCACTAAAGTGAGTAGTGAAAGTCCAGAGAATGTTGCCATCGATGTCAAAAAAGTGCAGCAGTCCAGTGACAACGGAACCATGACTATAGTTGCAGAGCTAAATGTCTCTCAAACCCTGGAAGACTCTGGTCTGCTGGAAGGAGATGATCTGTCTGAAGATCAGATAATGGCAGCCCTAAAATCTTCCAACATAGGGATTGGGAAAGTGTTCCACAGCGGTGCAGAAGGAGGGTACAGCATTACAGTTTCCAGAGAAAATGATGTTGCTCATAGTGCAGATTATGGAGACTTCAGTAGCACAGGAGAATCTTCTTCTGAAATCACTGAGAAACATGTTAAACTGGGGCCATCAGAGAAGTCATTTACCCTCCAGATGGATGTACACGGCAGCCAATCTGAGGCTACCTCAGACCAAGAGCTGCAGTCTCAAATCGTGGAGACCCCAGTGAAGATTTCACATGAGAAAAGAATCGCAACGGTTTACCTTGAAAGCCCCACTGATGACTGA
- the ttc23 gene encoding tetratricopeptide repeat protein 23 codes for MASRNRGACLFPDCGSQTSSAKKNFLMMPPEKKLQYFESQAQAHEDNQEFDACIQDLVHCVALTVLAYGEQHLKLAEAHTRLAKAYFQFKGWGLQAQKHSTLAREMLSFLSTSSNRGEKILICLLNVNLTQGGAFLLTDNLLEAEFYFLEAEQILKELHECSVITQEEKIKTQLEISSGLYRVYKRQNKPKKALSQCVKSLQLLMDCGNPERTCSIYRDMATIEQDQGHLEQAIEHLSKAHAIAMSHGLEELEGAQISHSLALIFSAAAESHHNDSAGHYFEQSLKAYRNSVGPQDPAFLAAQDDFCHFLLNNGQKQKCIEIQRASLDFKRSAFGELSAEVADTLQLIGSVELTEGRMTQAHRTLTKCLKIQSLLYGRQHEKTKAVQRTVDMLARAPEVAEKIRGKRKTKPHTFPLVPASGNN; via the exons ATGGCAAGCAGAAACAGGGGTGCGTGTCTATTTCCTGACTGTGGCTCACAAACAAGCAGCGCTAAGAAGAATTTTCTAATGATGCCTCCTGAAAAAAAGCTCCAGTACTTTGAGAGTCAGGCTCAAGCCCATGAGGACAATCAAGAG TTTGATGCTTGCATCCAGGACCTGGTGCATTGCGTGGCTCTGACAGTGCTAGCATACGGGGAGCAACACCTGAAACTGGCAGAGGCCCACACCAGACTTGCTAAAGCATATTTCCAGTTCAAAG GCTGGGGACTGCAGGCCCAGAAGCACTCGACTCTGGCCAGAGAAATGCTGAGTTTCCTGTCCACCTCCTCCAATAGAGGTGAAAAGATTCTCATATGTCTTCTAAATGTGAACCTCACACAAGGTGGTGCTTTTCTTCTCACAGACAA TTTGCTGGAGGCAGAATTCTATTTCCTGGAGGCAGAACAAATCCTAAAGGAGCTTCATGAGTGCAGTGTTATCACTCAGGAAGAAAAGATAAAGACTCAGCTGGAAATCTCCTCTGGTCTATACAG GGTCTATAAGAGACAGAATAAACCAAAGAAGGCCTTAAGCCAGTGTGTGAAGTCCCTGCAATTGCTGATGGACTGTGGTAATCCAGAGAGGACTTGCTCCATCTATAGGGATATGGCCACTATTGAACAGGACCAAGGTCATTTGGAACAGGCCATAGAGCATCTCTCCAAG GCTCATGCCATAGCTATGAGTCATGGCCTAGAGGAGCTGGAGGGGGCTCAGATCTCCCACAGCCTGGCCCTCAtcttttctgctgcagcagagtCCCATCACAATG ACTCTGCAGGTCACTACTTTGAACAAAGTTTAAAAGCATACAGGAACTCTGTAGGTCCACAGGATCCAGCTTTTCTTGCTGCCCAGGATGACTTCTGTCACTTTCTCCTTAATAATGGGCAAAAACAA AAATGTATAGAGATCCAGAGAGCCTCTCTTGATTTTAAAAGATCTGCATTCGGTGAGCTGAGTGCTGAGGTAGCCGATACCCTTCAGCTGATAGGAAGTGTGGAGTTGACCGAGGGAAGAATGACCCAGGCTCATAGGACACTGACAAAG tgccTGAAGATCCAGAGTTTGTTGTATGGTCGTCAGCATGAGAAGACCAAAGCTGTACAAAGAACTGTGGACATGCTGGCTAg GGCACCAGAGGTGGCTGAGAAGATCCGGggtaaaaggaaaacaaaaccacacactTTTCCACTTGTACCAGCCAGTGGTAATAATTAA